The Salvelinus alpinus chromosome 28, SLU_Salpinus.1, whole genome shotgun sequence genome includes a window with the following:
- the LOC139557393 gene encoding properdin-like: protein MVQLLWASLVLLMTVRESVSQEVNCYSSIDSGNCDDLWLLGEVTMDDCCLNPHYGYIGADGKCKSCGPPSWSEWTPWGRCSVSCKEGVSQRRRECQGQGKCAQTTIRTEIQKLALETKVCIDSSCCPEQGQWSKWGQWQPCSVTCNKGVRNRVRTCTEPQPRCGGSCDGPSEEKEPCVVDSICPTHGGWSNWDGWQPCSGTCGGENLPRPTQRRNRSCNDPPPSSVPTGDECPGLGSNTRTCDELPFCPVNGNWGPWGPPSSCSVTCGVGIHEMIRQCNNPAPKHGGLPCSGSNKDQKICNTKNHCPVDGQWSQWGRWEECKSNRGKIRCRKIGGQQRRQRWCEHTGFDGKTCEGKITDYRACYDIKLCDFDGKWSEWSEWSQCEPPCGEGAKRTRERTCIPDLSKYDETVGFHIKVKAYFDGTPFANCTLLKDPKQSLACMNVPPCDT from the exons ATGGTGCAGTTGTTGTGGGCTTCATTAGTGTTGCTGATGACAGTAAGGGAATCAG TATCACAGGAGGTGAACTGttacagcagcattgattctggAAATTGTGATGATCTCTGGCTACTGGGAGAAGTGACAATGGATGACTGTTGTCTTAACCCTCACTACGGATACATTGGAGCAGACGGAAAATGCAAGTCTTGTGG CCCACCTTCATGGTCTGAATGGACTCCTTGGGGCCGCTGCTCTGTCTCCTGTAAGGAGGGAGTTTCGCAGAGACGACGAGAATGCCAGGGACAGGGAAAATGTGCTCAGACGACTATCCGTACAGAGATTCAGAAACTCGCATTAGAGACCAAAGTCTGCATTGATTCAAGCTGTTGTCCAG AACAAGGCCAATGGAGTAAGTGGGGTCAGTGGCAGCCCTGCTCAGTGACTTGTAATAAGGGCGTAAGAAACAGAGTGAGGACATGCACCGAACCCCAACCTAGATGTGGAGGCAGCTGTGACGGTCCAAGTGAAGAGAAGGAACCATGCGTGGTTGATTCCATCTGTCCAA CTCATGGTGGTTGGTCTAACTGGGACGGCTGGCAGCCATGCTCAGGCACTTGTGGGGGGGAGAATTTACCCAGACCTACACAGCGGCGCAACAGATCATGCAACGACCCACCACCGTCCTCAGTGCCTACTGGTGACGAATGCCCTGGGTTAGGGAGCAACACTAGGACCTGTGATGAGCTTCCTTTCTGTCCTG TGAATGGTAACTGGGGACCGTGGGGCCCCCCTAGCTCCTGCTCCGTTACCTGTGGGGTGGGGATTCATGAAATGATCAGACAGTGTAACAACCCAGCCCCTAAACATGGAGGTCTGCCCTGCTCTGGATCCAATAAAGACCAAAAAATCTGCAATACCAAAAACCATTGCCCAG TGGATGGTCAGTGGTCGCAGTGGGGGAGATGGGAAGAATGTAAATCTAATAGAGGAAAAATTCGTTGTCGAAAAATTGGTGGACAGCAAAGACGGCAAAGATGGTGTGAACACACAGGTTTTGATGGGAAGACGTGTGAAGGAAAGATTACAGACTACAGGGCCTGCTATGACATTAAGTTATGTGACT TTGATGGTAAGTGGAGTGAATGGAGTGAGTGGAGTCAGTGTGAGCCCCCCTGTGGAGAAGGAGCCAAAAGGACCAGAGAACGAACGTGCATACCTGATCTGTCCAAATATGA TGAGACAGTAGGGTTTCATATTAAGGTTAAAGCATACTTTGATGGGACACCATTTGCGAACTGTACACTGTTGAAGGACCCAAAACAAAGTCTGGCCTGTATGAATGTTCCTCCATGTGACACATAG
- the tmem201 gene encoding transmembrane protein 201 isoform X2, protein MEAFNQLILEYPQFMYGGAGATVFMAGGALIYKIATRKKPTHVNVNCWFCNQDSVVPYGNRNCWDCPNCEQYNGFQENGDYNKPIPAQFSEHLNHGVSAGVPLPETPKTLQWVNCQMLLCKKCNNNQSVKIKQLASFIPREDENYDEEIEVYKHHVEQTYKLCRPCQTAVEYYIKHQNRQLRAVLFSHQLRRSRDCDKAFVKSSYSFSTPVGVILLRVMAFVTCAFLVATALYGSGDQTASAGAPQTLSGGIIPPKPAPSNKSTPKNGSSEAGQVLQDLLELLPKEAVENAKLVWQYGRNHQMAVVSIGLLTCITGVCLGGPVRLRRIDAVASVLWFLVLCLYLVERYLKADVSSWLDTVKLGTTSLCCLVGFAAAVATRKSMGPRRARGRRSESEQ, encoded by the exons ATGGAGGCGTTCAACCAGCTGATCTTGGAATATCCTCAATTCATGTACGGAGGAGCCGGAGCAACGGTCTTTATGGCTGGGGGAGCTCTGATTTACAAAATTGCAACAAG AAAGAAACCCACACATGTCAATGTGAATTGCTGGTTCTGCAACCAGGACTCAGTGGTCCCATATGGAAACAGAAACTGCTGGGACTGCCCCAACTGCGAGCAGTACAACGGCTTCCAGGAG AATGGCGACTACAACAAACCTATTCCTGCTCAATTCTCGGAGCATCTAAACCATGGCGTGTCTGCCGGCGTGCCCTTGCCTGAGACACCAAAGACGCTGCAGTGGGTCAACTGTCAGATGCTGTTGTGCAAAAAATGCAACAACAACCAGTCTGTCAAGATCAAGCAGTTGGCCTCATTCATCCCAAGGGAAGAT GAGAACTATGATGAGGAGATTGAGGTGTACAAGCACCACGTGGAGCAGACCTACAAGTTGTGCAGACCCTGTCAGACGGCCGTGGAGTATTACATCAAGCACCAGAACCGCCAGCTCCGGGCTGTGCTCTTCAGCCACCAGCTCAGACGCAGCAGAGACTGTGACAAAGCATTCGTAAAG AGCTCCTACTCCTTCAGCACACCAGTTGGAGTGATATTGCTTCGTGTCATGGCGTTTGTCACCTGTGCCTTCCTAGTTGCAACAGCATTGTATGGCTCTGGGGACCAAACTGCATCCGCTGGTGCACCCCAAACACTAAGCGGAGGGATCATCCCTCCAAAGCCTGCTCCCTCCAACAAATCGACTCCCAAAAATGGTAGCAGCGAGGCTGGACAGGTGTTGCAAGACCTGCTGGAGCTGCTTCCAAAGGAGGCCGTAGAGAATGCAAAGCTTGTCTGGCAGTATGGAAGGAACCATCAGATGGCTGTGGTCTCCATTGGCCTGCTGACCTGTATCACTGGTGTCTGTCTAGGAGGACCTGTCAG ATTGAGGCGAATTGATGCCGTGGCCTCTGTCCTGTGGTTCCTGGTCTTGTGCCTGTACTTGGTGGAGAGATACCTGAAAGCTGATGTCTCAAGCTGGCTGGATACAGTCAAACTCGGCACTACCTCCTTATGTTGCCTGGTCGGCTTTGCCGCTGCTGTGGCAACACGCAAATCCATGGGCCCGAGAAGAGCGAGAGGTCGAAGGTCAGAATCTGAACAGTGA